In Manduca sexta isolate Smith_Timp_Sample1 unplaced genomic scaffold, JHU_Msex_v1.0 HiC_scaffold_2923, whole genome shotgun sequence, the sequence CGTTTTATCACGTACGTAAATaaccaaacaaacaaaaacaaacaaaactttatatgCAAGCGTTGGATAGGGGCCACTAGGGAATGAATTTCTAAAAAACCGTTTTCAGTGTTCACCTTTGTCGAACCCTTAGAACAAAGGTGATGgaactcaaaaaaaatatttgtgggaaacgaataaaaaatatttgaatacaatatAGAAGGCAGTGAAGGGCAGTCGTGGGAagtgagaatctctgtttcCATTCTATAATTTAATCTTTTCTCGTCATAGGGCATGCTTTGAAGAGtccttattaaaaaatcaaaaaatataaattttgagttaggtaaatttagttctaagggtgcgatgtAACGTAATCAAATCTTATGTGGCTTAAACTAGAAATGGCGAACCTTTATTGGTGCACTTTCTGTTATTTATGAACTCAAAATAACACACATGTAACGTGCCGTCGAGGGTGTGCCCCTTATTCTGTTTTTTCAATCCCAACCATATTTTTCATGTTCAAAAACAAAGATTATAATTACCTATAGAAACTACCTACatacgattaaaaatatatcatgattAAAGAGGTACATTCGTCAATAATTATGATTGGCGTGGTCAAATTATTTTCTCGTGTTCCATCGGTTCACCAAacctggattttttttaaatttaatttaaaaaactgaTGTGCAAACATAGTACATGCTATAAGTAAAAGGTATGAAACCGTACAAACATTTTGTTGACATCGACTAGAATCCGACACGCATTAGGTATTCTTAGTGAgacacttaaataataatattaataaagttggtGCTTAAATGGCTTAAACTCTACGTCGGCGGTTAGTGTgaaaaatgtatgaattttaaataaataatatatcattgcAGGTGCAATCATCACGGTGCACCGGCGCGTGGACGAGAACTGGGCGGAGGGGCGACTCGACCAGCGCGTGGGCATCTTCCCCATCGCCTTCGTCGAGTTCAACCAGCCCGCCAACCAGATCATATACGGGTAACGATTTATcatcatctttttttttatttggttcccaacttgaattatataatcttatacactcttattctttaaaataatttaattacataacacAATAATGTCTATACGAATATCATAAAGGGAAACGTTTGTTTGTAGGGGTTAATCTCTGGAattactgaatcgattttgaatttttttttcattaataaaaacttacattactcttgagtgttatgggtaacttaaaatatttatcccaaaaaaacttattcacgcgagcaaagccgcgaacaacaGCTAGTTATTCAAAATATGACTATACCGCTCAAGGCTTTGCTGCTTCATTTTCTACTTTCAAAGAAATTATCCGAGGtcttgtttgtaaaaataacatagacGCCACCCTAACTTCGTATTAGCAACGatcagaaagaaaaaaaatatttattggccCCTGGTTGAgtggtaaacataatttataataaatttaagtacttataaatataggtactcagatactcaaaaaaatataaattttcagcaCGCGCACAGATACCCGCAAATATCGATGTCGACGCCGGCCGGGGGTCAGAATAAGTACCAGAACGTGGCGACGATGAGCCAGTCGCACCCGACCTTCCACGGCACGCAACTCCTGGCGCCGCAGCAGGTCCTCGCGCCGCAGCAGGTCCTGGCGCCGCAGCAAGTCCTCGCGCATGCGCCGCGCGCCATCCTCGAGCCCGCACACACCAAGCACTCGCTCGACCTCATCCACTTCAATACGCACAGCAAGCAGGGCGGCGTGCTGCAGAGCGTCTCGCGCATCGGCGACAACTACGACCGCCTCCGCGCCGGCAAGTACGACAACACGCCCGCGCACAAGCTCGACACCACTTACCAGAACGTGCGCACCCACGAACACTTCCCTGTCTCCAACTTCAGCGCGAACAACCTCAGCTCCGACTCCAGCTCCAGCATGAATACGCCGTCGGTCGGCGTCAGCTCCTCTACGCCCAACACCAGCTCCAACTCGAGCTCGTGCGAGAGCAATGACCCCAGCACGCCCAGCTCCCCCGACAACAACACCGAGCGGAACGCGACCGTCGTCGCCGCCGCCAACGACGCCAACGACGCCGAGGAACCCGAGCCGAGGGACGAGCAGGAGCCGCTCAACACCTCCATGGGAGTGATGAGCTTGAACGAGAGCTTCCACCGCGACCAACACCTCACTCAACGTCAGTCTGCCGCCGTCTGAGAGTCCCAAGCTCACCGCGGGCACGAGTACGCAGACGCAGGAGAGTCAGGAGAGCGAGGTGCGGCTCGACGCGCCATCGTCGAGTAAGACCGTGCTGCGGTCCAGTGGGCCAGAGTCGCTGCTGTTCGGGCTGGGGCTGCAGGCCGCGCTGTCGCCCTCCAACCGGCAAGGAGGGGAACTACATGGTGGCGCGGGCCCATCGGGACCATCACCACAGAGAGAAGAGACACAGTTTGACGCCCTCCTCGCATCTGCAGGGAAATCATACGCCGAACCGGTGAGGGATTATGTTATTATGCCGAAAGAGTAGCCGATGTCGAGATATAATGTTGATGGTAATATGGTTTGTCTgaatgtatgtgtatgtgtgtgcagTCACTCTGCGGAGATCGTGGCGACGTCGCTGTTGGACGCGGCGGAGCGCCGGCGGCGTCGGTCTCGCAGCTCGGAGCGTGGGGCCCACACCCCCACTCGTCCGCCCCCCTCCACACTACCGCACAGCCGCCCTCCTGCCCGCCCCTACCTCGCACTCTACCCCTATCGACCGCAGAAACCGGACGAACTCGAACTTAAAAAGGAGGtaagtaaaaaagatttttaaagtcATAGCAACATGAGTTATATTAGaaactaagatatttttataccttttgttatcattttttataaatattttactttttaaacaaaGTGTTGATTCTTATTAACTTAACCGCCTCATTCACGCTACTGATTTCTACCCTTACTGAAACTCAACATCACTTACCCTGTGTTGTTTTATCCATGGTCAAACAAAGTTGATGATCTTATTGCACTGTACGATGCGCCCTGCTGTGAATTCGCTCGCAATTCGCCAGTGTGATAAGAGCCTTAACGTTTCCTGACCAGTGATGAAACAATTCGGTCTtagtagtaaattataatatatcgatCAGGTATCTACACGGTGACGGAGAGGTGTCGTGACGGATGGTTCAAGGGTTGTTCGGAGCGGTCCCAGCGGTTCGGCGTGTTCCCCGGGAACTACGTCGCTCCCGCAGGGAACATCCGGGCTAAGGCTGATAAGGTAAAACTTTTCActttggataaaaataatagatacaaatacATTCGTGTAAATAGTGTGGAGTAAattcataatcattttttttagacttttttaACTGTATTGTAAGAAGAATGATCTTTGCGACTCTCGTATTTCATGCTTGTTTTTCATTATTCCACACGCGTGTAAAGCATGCTAAAACTTTAATGTATATATCGGTTTACGTGTGCGAGTGCGTGCACAGCGTGCGTGTgcgctgggcccttattctgtatcatagtgtaaacgcataacgcggccgtgtcatgttattttcaagaaatgtgcgtggaatggtattctgtaagccaaatttctatgatcctaaacatgatgcgttgtgttacgtccttgttacgcactgttaacccgcccccgccgcgcccaccgcgccgccgcgcgcgcgcacgccgcccgctAATGGTAACACACGTCTGCACAGGGGGTGGCGAACCATTGCCACGAGGCCAAATTATTCCGCCACGCTTGTAATATTCCAACAAAAACTTTGTTAGGAAATAAAAAAGGTCGCTCAAAAGACACTCGAATAGATAAAGCCCGCCTTGGACGACATGTTACCGgcagattattatttataataattgcacGTTAAACAATGAACGTTCGCCATCCCTGACccatactaatataaagctgataAATTTGTTTGACACGCTAATCTCGGAATCTACTAAACCGATGTTCACTTccagagtttcttgctcgttcttctctggtgagaattgctttccgaactgatcgtaaaattattattgacggaatctaaataatgtataacattttagagattcaaataaatcatttcatttcactaaTGAAAAgccacattactcctgagtgctatatcCTGGAAAACCATTTATCCTGGTAAATGTTTTTCACATGAGCGAAACCACGAGTAAAGGCTAGttcttcatataaatatatcgtaCTCGGTAACTATGTTCTCATACATTTTAACCTatatcatacaaaattataatcgcTATAGAAGGAAGTTCTAAATTCAATGCCCAtatctagaaataaaatattaactatatttacattatttattttcagcccAACCTCTAACGTATCCATGGAGTTCGCAAAGTCAACAGCCACAAAGCATAACTAGATCTGAtaaggtatatataatatttgataacttCTGCAAACACCTAAAACTTGTCgaaattttatatatcttctaaataatatttttttataaaaccttaTTAGAGCAACGAGCAAGTATTCCTCATTATAGTAAAaaactcattttaattatttaaaataaatattgattgtgTAACCATGCCTCatacttatttgttttcttttatttttctctatggttgtgcaataatataatattattattattatttatgaatccataaaaataaattttatcacagtttaCAAATAACTTTGGTTCCCATATAAAACCCGACAAAACAATTGCAGCAACCAAAAGAGCTGAAACTGAAAACCGACCGCTTGACAATATCGACTGGCGTTAGTCTGATGAAGCGGTTGGCCGCCATGAAGAAGTGCAAGTCGCCGCCCGCCGTCGGCTACAGCATCGACAACCCCGTGTTCGAGGACGCCGCCTCACTGCCACACGACAGGCGACACCCCGTACATGTCAGGTCAGTCACTgacatgtatattgtatgtcAATATCCAGCCGCATTTAGTCAGagcaattgttttaaaatcaccGTACGTAATTACAGTTAACAATTGTCGTATGAATTTATTGTTGCTTGCAATTTTAAGCCATAATTGCGTACGATTATTGCAAGCAATAATTGATTCGTCTGAATGAGACTAGTGAACCGAGTGGTCGTGTGTGAAGTTATTGGTTTGCATtctataattttactaatggctgttttcaataatcgatcctAATCTATTTTTCAATCTGTCTcataaatggaccaatcagaacagttttatttgacatgcttacaaatgagttattttgattggttcattctctgaatcggattgaagattaaaattgagatcgtttattaaaacggctgtaaatccgtaattattttttttgtttgattacctttttataataataagggaTACAATGGAGCAAGTTTTCTATAGCAGATAAAACATATATCAAACACACAAACCACTCGATTCGCTTATTTATCTGAAAATCAAAGCCAATAAATAAACTCTTGTGATTgtctatgaaatatttataccatggcaaagaaaatattaaaaaagtcttAACTTTGCATGActtacaataaaaactaaaaactaataaataaatctattggTAATGAAAACAATGTATTAGTTGTGTTGGTTTATTAACCATTatcataaattgtaaaatatattaaaaataatatattaataaaaaaaacctattcatataataacttttgaatctcaaaatattttaatgataaagctATGTGGTATTCATTTATGTTGcagtttttttgtaatttgcatTAGATAGAATGCAgcttgattaaataataatattatttgttcgAGTGTTGTGTTGAATATTGGGAAATAGTTACtgataaattagtttatagaaaataaaacagataaaaaaatgggtatattaaaaatacaaatatatttacatttgacaataggtcaaaatatatcaaaaacatttaGATATGGCACTCAAAACTCGaatttttgttgcaataaaaatagctaaaaaaatacttttatacatCATCACAAATCATATCAATGGGCCACTATTGAATTGTGTTGTGCGCATGCGTTTGTTTTCAAAGCTAGTGAGTTTGTCCTCGTGTTCGGGACGTTTCGTTTGGTCTGTACCGTGTATGTGCGAGCTAACACCACCCTTTGTCACTGCATTTGTGTGTACGATATGAATGTGTCGACAAATCAACAAACACGGCTTcactatatataaaacaaaacaaacaaatcttttaagttttaactattagaattatatcgtgttaaaaataattttatatgaaagtacTAGTTTATTTATCTATGTGAATTTTGCCAAATTATTCATTTCGAATGAAATCCCGGGGATGTTTTATACAGGAATGcaatattagttaaaaatatcattacctattataatataaaaaaaatcaacaagtgtATATTGACGTGTCGACACTAAATCCACTAACGGGGCCGGACGGGGTCGCAGGTCGGGCTCGTGTCCGTCGCAACTGCTGCGGGCGCTGCCTGCGGGGGGTCACACGGGGGCCGCCGGGGCCCCGGGGGGCACGGGGGGCGCGGGGGGCACGGGGCCGAACGCTCGCGGCACAAGGAGCGGCCCGCCGCACTCGCCGTGCACGATCACCACTCGCACAGGTTGGACGCACTCGGGGGAGGCACGCTCTGGAAACCACTTCGTGTGATAGGCGGAGAGATTCGTTATACGTTACCCTCGTCTCTGTTGATAATGATTTAGGGCTGACAATGTGTTGTTgctaataatgatattaactCGTCACTCACAATGTCTAACTATGACACACAAAGTATGATAAatcaatgataatattaaattattgacttAGTCCTGATTAGCGCTTTGTCAGCTATTCACGACTGACTTTTCTTCACGATCTTCCACCACAGCTACCCTACCGTACTGGTTAACCATATTTATAATTACCCCTAACCACTGAATTACCCTTATCATAGCCATCCCTCACCACTGACTTACCCTTATCACAGACATCCCTCATCACTGACTTACCCTTATCATAGCCATCCCTCACCACTGACTTACCCTTATCACAGCCATCCCTCACCACTGACTTTCCCTTATCATAGCTATCCTTCACCACTAACTTACCCTTATCACAGCCATCCCTCTCCACGTATAATTCCCATTATGACCATCCTCCACCACTGACTATCCCTCTCCACCATTGACATCTGTACGTCATCACTTGTCAATGAACAATTTACCACCTCTCTATCAAAATTTTctcgtcatttatttttttccacgTATATCCCATCTATCATCAGAGGTGGTTTCCAGCCGACGCATTCCGCCTACGAgcttttttgtattgtttttgctTGTTTCactttttgtttgttgtgttgCTTACCGTCATACACGCATTCATCGATTTACCTCAcagtttaatattcattttgcactaaactaataaatcattaaaattaaaattacttataaattttcaaataaaataaaagttataagacTTAGTATTAAAACAACGAAGGTTGTACATATACAGGCAAGGCACGGAGGGTCCGTGGCAGTCGCAGCATCGAAAATCTCAGTCGCTCGACGTCACCGCGAGCCGGAAGGACAGGCATCATTCCCAACCTGTTAAAGAGAGGTAAATTATTTTGAGATTGGttcaataaatgaaaccatatacttattttcttgaaaacaacattttatgataagttattcttaccatagatgtaaaataaagaagtgtgAGTTACGaacgtaataaatattcataaaaagtaattttgatttattgactTAACGCTGGCATCAAGTCTCCTTGGTAAATCaggattttatttaaacaccCAATACTTTGTATAAAGTAAAGATCTTCTCCCACCAGATTCCGCTGCATAGTCCCCTACCCGCCGAACTCCGAGTACGAGTTGGAGCTGAAGGTGGACGACATCGTGTTGGTGTCGAAGAAGCGCGGCGACGGGTGGTACAAGGGCACGCTGCAGCGCACCGGACGCACCGGACTGTTTCCGGCCTCCTTCGTGCAGAGCTGTCCGCAGGAATGACACCGGCCCACGCACAGTAGGTTCgggactttattttagatatacgGCCGGTTAAATAAACGCCTATAGAATgccgcatttttttttaatagaaaagatGTCAAAAGGGACAGTTCAAGTCTTACGTAACggaatttttgaagatttttgaactCCCCACCCCCTATGTAACGCGCCATAACGTTCTCCTGTACGCCCCtgcccccctccaaaagttacgtaactctaaagtgtcaattttttttggaatattcacaattattttacgcaaaataccgaaaaatcgctaaaatacttttgttattgttttacaataaaaaaaaacaatgttacataatgcTTTGTACGAGACGCTcttcccgcccctgtaacgcatcgtaacgtttcacaagaaaaaattgcgttacgtaatacttgaacgtcTCCAAAGGCTGATCAATAGTCGATTATTTAACCGACCGTGCGGTTACCTCACTAATACAATTTTGTACacatctattatatttatattatgtcttaCTATTCTCCGTCTGGCGTTAAACATCCCTAAAAATAGCAAGAAATACATATGTGTAGATATGAAAGATGTTTGCAACATTTGTGAGTAAGGCGGTTAGTGTTTTATAAACGGTTCCAGTTTGTTTACAGTCTAAATTTGTTATATGTATGTGGACAAAGTAAAGTTTATGATGTCACAAATATGTAAGAAATGGGTTTGAAAAAATGACAGTTAAAATCTTTTGAGTTCTGTCATTTGAgacaaattgttattaaattagaatgTGTGTTATTTATACGAGCCAGAGACGGCCGAACTAACTTGTCCACATCATTATAACCGATTTTGCCTGATTATAAGGGGGTTAAGCTTTTACAAAGTTAATTTCAAGTTTTGATGTCGAAATAAACGGTGTCTTTGAGTGTATCGCACGAGCAATGAATGTGTAACTCAGtacaaaatactaaaaaattgcgcgaaacagcgccatctgtatATTTCACTTTCATATAATTTCTCAAGAGTGGATGACTCgatgatgaaattttaaaaatacatattttcgctgtaatataaaattattatagaaaaatattaatcatatttttccatGTTGTAATTtcattagataaataatttgacGATTTTTTATACACCTGttgacaacaaaaatatttttggtccGTTTTTATccatttcgaatgattttactTCCAACTGAGAAGGGGCTTAATGCTCTCAAATTCCAATATAGGACGCGAATACCACGACTGATGCAGTACTGCCGTTTATAACCTTTTGTAAATACACAAATCTTTACAAACTCTTCCGTGTAAACCTTTCATTTAATCGAACAACGCGGGCCAAAAAAATGAGTCCATagagaaaaatgtatttttatagttagaaaaaaaaaaaaagtttaatattgtCGATCCATATTGATAGATGTATTTTGAATTCAGCTTTATCATCGTTACTTAGTAGTTGTGGCGTGTTATTAGATGgcatttgaatttttcttttggaaattacataaatgaagagattaaaatttatatgaaaattgcGTTTGGGGCTTATGACAGTGCTTTAGAATCGTtgattgaaatgtaaaaaaaaatataaagaatttaaaagccCTGTAGAACACTGTTAAAATGAAATAGTTCAAATGAAAATGCCTCTAGTGACGCCAATGTTAGCTTTAAAACTCACTTGCGTGCACAAAAccgaaagcaataaaatatattatattttaactccGAGAGAGATTGataaacattgtaatatattatttttcaaatattttttcaacttgAATAATGTAGTTTTACCGCAGGCAAGTGGAATCATGTTTTTAACATTAGACGACGTTCTTGTAGCTTAGCGtaagtgtaatattatttaattctacaTTTAGTTGATTACATACTGTTGacgcttattattttttaaaatggtacTTTCGTTTTCGTTTTAAGACACTGCCATATTTGTTTACAAGGTAAAGTTTGAATTTCCGTTTTGATATTAGGCGATAGTAGTCGATTCAAGTGATCGAATAACtatgttttttatagaaattacttAGCTATCTAAAGTGGTCAGTTTTAAGCtctatttatattagaaattaataacttataataaacgAACATTAAAGATTCGGATTTAATTAGCTAAATATACTGAaagcatatttttaaatgaataagactgtattatatatagtgttttattaagtttaaacaACTAACAGTTATTCTACATTCATGTAATGTTAACACATAGGTGATATATCCGATCGTAAATAAATCGTTTTCTTTCGTACCGAGTAGTTTTTAGAGAGATTTTTTAGTGTcattgtatgtttgttaaagtGCACAGTTTTTGTGGCCTGAAGTTTATTGATCAAATTACGCGTATCATTcacaatcaatttaaaaaaattgtcgatttatgtatttttggcgAACGCAATCGCACAATTGGAATTTCATTTTCCCCAAAAGTCGGAAAATATGAACTATTCCCTTTTTATCCCATGCATTAGGCTAGACCGTTTATGAACTAGGCTCCACTACTTTAGAGATTTTGATATATGTTATTATGAGAGTAAGATtcttattgtatataataatgtatatgtaaaGAATGGTCCGGTGGAACCCAAATCATAAACGGTAAAGTAGCCTAACAAgtaattatattgattaattGTTATCTCAACTTTTAAATGAATCTGAATAATGAATTGAGACTACTAATCAATGAAATGTTAAGGGTTTAATAATAtgcaacaaaattaacattgaaTTGTAAATCGATATCATGTTGTTTTAgtcaaaaatctattatttcgGAATCGATTGTGTATGTTGTTTAAATCGATTGTATCGATTTTCATCAATGTAAGGTTTAGAATTTTCGAACGTCAGGTTGCAGATAGTGACATTTtgaaccatatttttttgtataaaaccgATTAATAACTTAACCGCTCAACTATCTTTAGATTTTAGACTTATCTGAGAGTTGTGTACATTACGAGTATGACTTTtgtgttgtttaaaaaaataactaacaataattTTGAGCGCGTGTTGACAGAAATATAGTTTTcattttgctttattttgtgattatattttaaaaccttaaCAAGGAtgtatcaaagtattttttgtattgagtAAAGTGAGTAATATGCCTTTCCAAATGGAATAGTTTTCTTATTATTACTCTACTAAATAGAAGAATATAAATGGAAATGCTGTCATACATACGTGTTTACTCGCAATTGAAAATTGTATGTGGAAAGAACTGActtggtttaatattttattttatttatgaaaaggCAGTATGTGATGGGTTCCTTTGTTGAAGctgtttaaagaaaaaaaagaaaaaaatataattaactttatatttttaatagtaaaagcTTTaccataatgtatttttatatatattgtgaaagggataataattaaatcaggTACATTATGATCATTTTGCTgtgcccgtattaaaaaaaaaaccttaggACCTTAAAAAGAGGGTCTTCAATGATAATGTTACAACACTAGTTCATCGATTTCTTTTTCATACAATTTCATATCGTCACAATCTGCATAAACGTTGTTAATTAATACAGTTACGAAGTGAAATTCTGGTTAAACACCAACGAACTGTGAAGTAACACTAATCGAgcctgtaatattaataaatttattttttaaccgtATGTGCACTCACATACGTAAtcgattacaattttaaaaataaacaccaaTAGCCAGGCAAAGGAACCGAGCACATACATCTATcgttattactattaatatttatttcctatttgTGTTGTGTGCGTTTTGTTGTATGTATcgaatttaaaactatttaacccACACAACGAATtccttaatgtattttattaaaaaaatgtattattaatttggaaTTTACGTTTGAATGTAGTCACAAATTTGAGTATTTATGGAGGGATCCaatgtattgaaataacatgcaaaataatttgtatattttacgaTACAATTTCATTGATATGACCTAATTTTCTGATCTCTTTTAAAATAATCcctttattaaacaaacaattattgtaaaataattctatagtttgtttatattgGATCAAACGTTTGTCACAAATGTGTATGTATTGTAATATGTGTGATGAATATTTGACGAGTCGCAAAACCttagtttgttttttgtataacattCGCTTTTAGTGTAAACATAAGGGAATCATATCGGAAGTTGATTAGGTAACTtacgaaaagaaataaaaaatcttcttAACAATTTTATCTTTCATTTGAACCTTATTCatgctatattttaataatgtttattagatCATAATTGAttgcatgtaaatattttagtgagCATATCCAATTTTGTTTCGGAACTCTAGTACATTGAATGATGTTCATAAGACTAATgcccgaatactcaaacgcTACTCAAATATTTAAGTAGGTCTCAGACAACttggttggttgagtagcgtttgagtattcgggcgtaagggcgttattattgttataagtgGGAACACACCTTCATAGAGGGttgattatgtattttattacccCCCTAACAATTGtatcccacgtaagtgtgtcgcgttccgagatcagtctatgtatatccggttccaatatgccggcataatagggtaccggactcatttttgttctttacttttatcaaatatttacataatataaattataacacaaggaatttttaaaatccggttaaaaatcaacaagttataagtctatgaatttcggtggaaggggtaattaacaagaaacagaaaagagacgaaatacccacatgtgacgtcatcgggaattacgacgcgtgcgaaagaaagagatgtagcgatatccccacatcgcgcccacttctgcacattacaatattttaaatatgaattactcgctcatttttaaccaattttatgcagttttcgcaggagtacttctttttcatattattaaccattatatgtagaataatggacaaaatcaagcataggccggtcccctattgtgtcgactgtcgagcggtaatcatctctcttaaGTCATCATTCtactggactccactccacttaccatcagatgcagtgggagTCACTTGgctgtgcccgtataaaaaatccCTCACATTATGGTTTAGCAAATAATTGTTTCATTCCTGCTTCAATAAATTAAGaatccaaaatataataaacttgacGGATAAGTAAACAAAAGTTAACTGTAAATAATTACCCTCCCTTGTCTTGGAGAATGGAAACATGCAAATACGGATGGTACATTAAAATGCAAGGAATTCTACAAAGTGACGTAAGGGCCAGGTCGATACTACGTGTACAACCGCAGCGGGCCCTGTAATGTCACTTAGGTTTAGTGTTTCCGATGTGGATTTTAGGCACTTATTAAGGTTATaacttaaggtccattttcat encodes:
- the LOC119192556 gene encoding LOW QUALITY PROTEIN: E3 ubiquitin-protein ligase SH3RF3-like (The sequence of the model RefSeq protein was modified relative to this genomic sequence to represent the inferred CDS: inserted 1 base in 1 codon; deleted 2 bases in 2 codons; substituted 1 base at 1 genomic stop codon); protein product: DLSFKKGETILLQKKLDTFWYXGECSGRTGMFPITFVQVVVPLPIPTALCKAMYDFRMTAPDEEGCLVFDKGAIITVHRRVDENWAEGRLDQRVGIFPIAFVEFNQPANQIIYGRHPNFHAHRYPQISMSTPAGGQNKYQNVATMSQSHPTFHGTQLLAPQQVLAPQQVLAPQQVLAHAPRAILEPAHTKHSLDLIHFNTHSKQGGVLQSVSRIGDNYDRLRAGKYDNTPAHKLDTTYQNVRTHEHFPVSNFSANNLSSDSSSSMNTPSVGVSSSTPNTSSNSSSCESNDPSTPSSPDNNTERNATVVAAANDANDAEEPEPRDEQEPLNTSMGVMSLNESSTATNTSLNVSLPPSESPKLTAGTSTQTQESQESEVRLDAPSSSKTVLRSSGPESLLFGLGLQAALSPSNGKEGNYMVARAHRDHHHREKRHSLTPSSHLQGNHTPNRHSAEIVATSLLDAAERRRRRSRSSDRPPARPYLALYPYRPQKPDELELKKEXIIIYRSGIYTVTERCRDGWFKGCSERSQRFGVFPGNYVAPAGNIRAKADKAPPRARTPPANAQPLTYPWSSQSQQPQSITRSDKQPKELKLKTDRLTISTGVSLMKRLAAMKKCKSPPAVGYSIDNPVFEDAASLPHDRRHPVHVRSGSCPSQLLRALPAGGGGRGGHGAERSRHKERPAALAVHDHHSHRQGTEGPWQSQHRKSQSLDVTASRKDRHHSQPVKERFRCIVPYPPNSEYELELKVDDIVLVSKKRGDGWYKGTLQRTGRTGLFPASFVQSCPQE